The Bactrocera neohumeralis isolate Rockhampton unplaced genomic scaffold, APGP_CSIRO_Bneo_wtdbg2-racon-allhic-juicebox.fasta_v2 ctg3429, whole genome shotgun sequence DNA window CCGCGAGTCTGCAATCCTTTTCCAGCGTCCATTTCCACTCGAAGAACGCCTCCCCTTTCGTGTTTAAcagaacagcaaaaaaaaaaaaaaaaaaaaaagaaaaaaggtgaataaaaaaaaaataaactgtgcaaaacacacacgcacacactcacatacacgcTCCTGCACCGCAAAGAAACGCAAAGGGGAGAAGGAGgaagaaaagagagagagagagagagagagagagatgcaATCTCTCTCAAAATTCGAAAGAGGCACTAGTGATGCTAGGAAGTAGAGTTCActagattgaaaaaaaaaaaaaacagaaaaaaagccGCAGCTGTAGAAGATAAAGGAGAGAGCAGTAAACGCAGCCAAAGCAAGTGACGCATTTGTTTTCCTTTTGATGCGGCAGAGGTTTTgtctctcctttttttttttttttttaaaggaacaACCACCATCCACCTCAGCAACAACAGCGATGCAAAATGCCGAGTGCACAGACACTACACGatagtgagagagagagaggcaaggggggggggggggggagggagagagagagcttatcgagagagagagagagtgagatgTGTAAATAAGGCAACGGTACTTGAactgttttcctttttttttctatttctctttttctttttgttttgagtttcaACAGAGAGTGAAAGCCAAAGTAATGACATATGTGGAGGAAGGAGGGGTGATGGGACAGGTGGGTATGTGGTTCCTTACATGAGGGTGATACATCAGttgagagagaaaaaaaaagaatggggggggggggggggggaaaaaaaaagagtgaaaaaaaGAGAGACGACGGTCCTCTCTCTATCCTTTTCAACATTTGTGAGACTGAGCACGAGAAAGGTTccgttaaaatgaaaaaaaaaaatcaacgcaacgacaacaagaaaaaccggacaaaaaataaagtaaatcgccaaaaaaaaaaaaaccatcgTCAACTAGAGCCACCGCAAGacatgaaaaaacaaaaaacaacaaaaaaaggagGGGCAGGGAGTTTCGAAATGACATGCGAAGAAATGATTTGCCAAACAATCTTACATGCGAAGGAGAGCAAGGGGAAGGAGAAGAGAGAAGGGGGAGGGAGAGGGAAAACGGCATGAACTAGAGAGAGGTAcattgaaaccaaaaaaaaaaagaaaaaaaaaaaagacaacagTGTGTCATCTACCCAGCTACGCAGCAagggaagaagaaaaaatgcaaACTGCCAAACGGCAAACCAAAacgagaaagaaaaaaaaacacagggGAAAGAATAGAGAGAGAAATGGAAAAGAGAGAGACGTGCCACACGGGAGAGAGGGAcaccccacacacacacacacacacgccatCCAAGCGATGGCTTCTCCATTCAGCCCatcaggaaaaaaaaaaaagcagcaGCGGCAGTGGCAGCAtctcctcctcctcctcttcTCTCCCTCCCTCCCAAACGGAAAGCAGAAGAGAAGGAGCACAGCAAGAAACAACAAACCAGCAACAAAAATGAGCACAAGAGacgtgcaaaaaaaaaaagggaagggGAAGGAGAGAGAAACGCAAAACACGGCACAAACCATTCAGTCTGTTCGCTCGCCTCTCTCCCCTCTCTCTTCTCCTTTTGCGCTCCTCTTCTTCACAAACCGAGCGACTCAATAAAgtccaaaacaaaaacaacaaaaaacgaaaacacagaaaaaaaatgaaatcttACATCGTTTCATCCTTGCGAGCTGCCGCCGCCGCGCGCCGACGCAGGCGCTTCATCTCCTCTCTCTCTACCGTCGCGAGTGACATCATCTTCAGTTCATTGCGGTCGTGAATCTCGTTGTCAGGAAATTCGTCCACCGGCTGGCCCGAGGCGATCCCCCGCGCCGCCACGTcctcgtcgtcgtcgtcgtcgtctcCATCTCCGTCTTCGCCCTTTGCCCCGTCACTGTTTGCGTTGCAGCTGCTGCTACTGCCGTCGGCGCCGCTTGCCTGGCCGCGCGCATCGTCGTGggggtggttgttgttgttgttgttgttgttggctcaccgtctgTGTGTTGGTGAACTTGAGACGGGTGTTCGTCGCCGGGACAATAACCCGCGCCGTGCTCATCGCGCGTGCGACGGCGTCGACCTCCTCGGGGGTGAGCTCCTCGAGCATCCCCTGCATCTTGGCATCGCAGTGACGGAGGAGGTCGACGACCTCGGCGGCGGAGAGAAGCGCTGCGTCGCCAGTTCCGTGTTCTTCAGGAGCGCGGCAAGGTGGTGAGGTAGCCGAGGTGTGGTGCCGACATGGCGGCGGGCGTCAAAGTCGAGGCGGAGGCAGAGGTGGGAGGTCTGACACGCGCAGCACGGAGAGCTTCTCGCCTAAGTGTTGCACGCCGGCCTCGACGTCCGTGACGAGTTGGGACAGCACGTCCTGCTGCTTCTGCGCCTCGTCCAGTTCGCCCTCGCGGTCCTTGAGGTGGCTGGCGAACTCCGCCGCGATGGCACGGTTCTGTCGCACGCGACTGGCGAGGAGGCCGTAGTCTGGCTCCACACCGTTACCACCGAAGTTATCGTCGAGTCGTCGTCGGAGTCGCCGCCGCCGGCGGCCTGAACGGTCTTGAGCCGCTTCACGTCGCGGGCAGTGCGGGTGGTCTTGGCGGTCACCATGGCGCCGCCTGCCCTCTGGTTCATGTCGTCCCACAAGCTCTGCATGCGAGCCTTGGTGGCCTGGTTCGCATCGCGCGCTCAAGCTCGGAGGCGGTGTTCGAAAGCTGCTCGTGGTTGTCGCGACGCTCGAGAACCTTTGCGATGACCTCGGCGACGTTGGACGACATCGTCGCATCACGAAGCTTGAGGTAGGCCTCTTTCTGATGACGCAGCTCGTCGAGCTCCTCGCTGGAAAGCGTGGCGAGCCATGAGGCGTTTCCACCACGTTCCGTGCCGTCCTGCAGACGGCGGCGGCTGTTCGCGGTGCCGCCGGCACCGTTGCCACCGCCGATGAGCGTCTGCATCGCCTTTGCGTGACGTTCTTCCTGTTGGGCCATCTTGACTACCAGGACATTGTGCTTGCGCTCGAGGACGTCGCGCTTGTCCTGCAAGAACTGGCGCCGCTGCTCGAGGTCCTTTGCCTGTGTGCGGCGGTCCTCGGCGAGCTTCGCCTTGAGCTGACTCACCTCTGCGCGCGCCTGGTCACGGCTCTTGCTGGCCTGCTGGCCGACATCATTCAGCTCCGCGAGCTCGCGCTTGGCCGACTGAAGCGCCTTTTCCGTTGAACTGAGCTGCGTGTCAAAGCCGGCCTGCTCGAGCTGCAGCCGCTCTAGAAGTGTCTCGTAGGTGCAGCGGATGGCGTTCACCTCGTTGTGCTTGTCAGGCACTTGTCCAGGCGGTTCTCAAGTGCGCGAATTTTCTTTGCGACCACGGAGTTCTCATCCACGACAGAGGCGGCGCCCTCGTTCTGCACGTAGTTGTTATCCTCCCGTGTCTTTTCGATTTCCTTCGTCAGCTCTGCGTTTTTGCCCTTCACCGCGTTCAGGCTTCGCTTGAGCACGCACATCTTGTTGTGGATCAGCTCCTCCTCCTTCGCGTAGTGATCTTCAATGCTGACGTTGCTCTGTCCACGAAGAGACATCTGGAGAGCAGCGCGGAGTTCCTTGTTCTCCCGGCGCAGCGAAGCGAGCGTTTCGTTGTTGCGTCGAATCTCCATCTGCACGGCTTCAAATTGGTTTTTCTGACCCACGTCGAGGACAGATTGCCGCTTCTTCAGCAACTCATCATCTGGGTTCATGTTCGTTGCCTCTCCTTtccttttcttttccttttttctctCTTGACCTTGCGTGAGCAAACGAGTGAGAAAAGGTAAGAaggagaaaaaacaaaaaatgcgaGAGCGAAAgcgaagagagagagaaaacgaagggaaagagagagaaagagacaAAGCTACGGAGTGAGGACGCCTTTTTTCTCCCTTTACTTCTTTAAGGCTTAgtataatatactttttttttgggcAGAGTATGCGACAAATGGGGGGAGGCCCCGTGTACACGATCAGAGAAAAAAGAAGGAGGGAAAAAAACAGTCGTGGCCACCGAACACACGCAAACACAATGcgtttcttcacttttttatcgTGTCCCCTCCATCCCTCAAAATCGGTGGGGATGCATTGGTGGGCGAGGACATCGCTGGGAGGAAAGGGGAGGGGTTGTCTTTTACAcactttttttttctgtttggcaTGAACCTGTGTGCGTGTTCCATTTTTTTATCTGGTTTCCCACCTCTCTGTCTTTTTCTCGATTGCGAGAAACAGAGAGAACGGGAGGGAAACACGCAAGAGGTGTCCAGGAAGAAGAGGAGAGAGGGGGGGGAGAAGAATAAAAAGCAAGAGGCATATAGCCGTCTAGGGCTCGCATTAAAGAGACGAAGTAATCGCAAAAGAAGTAAAAATCTAAAAAGGAGAAGGGGGAGGGGGTTAATTCCAGGACCAAAAGATTGAACacagtacttttttttttttttgctttttagtaAAAGATGACGACGACGAGGAGAGTGAATATAAAAAGGGATTTCATCACCGTTCTTCTCGGCGTGGCGTTCACTTCCCACACCGTTGTCCGGTGAGGGCAGCGGAGAGCTCCTGGCTCGGGGAAGGTCATTCGGCTTTCCTCCGTGGTGCAGGAGGACGGGTCGGAGCCTGCGTGCTTCGCTGCCTCACACCGCCGTTCATGATAGACAAGCTCGTCGGCGTCGTAGCGCAGCCAAGTGGCGCTATTGTAAGCGAGGAATGTACGCAGACCCAGCGTGGACGCAGCGAGGTGGGTGGGTGATGGACGACCACGCTCACCTGCCGCTGCTGAAGCTGCTCCGCTGTGTAGGTCGGCATCACGGGCGTCACTGGTCCTCGGAAGAGAGTAGAAATGTGCTCAAGCACAGACGACCTGTTTCCATCCGCCGCCGTTGGCAGTGGCGGATCGCGCCTCAGCGTCTCCCGTCAGCTGCCCGACACCGCGTCGTCGACTCGGAGAGAGGCAAAAAAAATGCGCCACACACGGCCACCACCCTTGCACAAACGCACCAGGAAGGAGACGGCCTGTGTGTGGGAGGAGGAGAATTCCTTCCCATCGGCTCGCATTTCCGAGACCGCCCACAAACAACGGTCGTACTGGAAAAAGTGTTGAAAGCCAGTGCAGGGTGTCTGCACTTCCCGCGCGCTGCTGCTGCGGAAGCCAGTCTTCTGCCTGTCCATCCAAATTACCACGACTTTCGCGGAGGACGGTGACGTTGCTTCCGCCCGTCGCGAGATCGGTCCACTGCCGCCACAGCACCGCCGCCAACGCTTGTGTGAGTTCGTGCACCATCGCCTGCGAGACGCAGAAGGTCAGCCAGTGGAGGTAGATCACCACCGCGGCGAGGATCATCACTTGGCCGTAACCGTCTCGCCAGAAGTAGTCGAAGACGATGCTGAGGTTCACGCGTGTGATGTCAAGTGCCTCGTACAGGAGGTCAAAGAGGAGCTGGCACTTGGGCGCGTACCAGCGGCGGATCGTCGCCTCGCGGCGTGCCGCGGAAGAGCAAAGGTAAAGGACGGAGTCACACCACGCCTTCGCCAAGTTCTTCGTCGGGGAGGCCACCGTCACCCAAAACTCCTGCCAAGCCCGCCACCAACGCAGGGAGAGCGAGGTGCCCTGCGCGGCAGCGGCGGGCACGGCGGCGACGGAGCGGACCTGGCGCAGCCCCGCAAGCTGCGGCACAAGCAAGAAAGGCCCCATGACCATGACTTTCACCGTCACGACGAGCAGCCGGGCGAAGGAGAAGAGGACAGTGCCGCACACCCACGTAGTGTCAAAAACCACCTGGAACGGCATTCGAATCGCCTGGAACAGCAGCCGAACAAAAGGCAGGGAGACCAGCTGAACCGCGAAGAAGCGCGAGAAGAAACTGGACAGATTCGCAAAGGTGGTGAGTCCGACGGAGAAAAGGTACGTCAGGAGAAAGGAGACGCGCACCGTGACGCGCTCGTCCACCCACTGCGTTAATGGCTCCAGTGTGTGGAGAGAAACTTCTTCAGTTGTGGCAGGTGCTTGTACAGGTCGTAGACACCGACAAAGAGAGAGACGAGCGGCCACAGGTTCACCAGCGCAGCGTAGAGCATCCGCAAAGAACGGCGATAGGGCAAAATGGTAGAAGCGAGAAACACCGCCCAGGGCGGCATGCCCGTTTCGTACAACGCCAACATGCGGCGCTGGGAGACGAGGCTGGCGGTGTAGGGGTGAGCATCGGCGGGATCCGGCATCAGCAGTTCGCGGACGACAGCGTTGAAGTTGGGGTCTGCTGTGAAGACGGAGACGACGGTGTCGGCGTGCGAAGACGATAGCAGCGGGGGAGCGGGAGGCACCCGCGTAGATACCAAGGGAGGCGATTTTACACCCGACGATgacggctgctgctgctgccaaaGTTGTGTGCTGCCCATAGGCGGGGACGGTGGCGCGGAGGCGGACGCGGCAGCCGCCGACAACTCTTGCAATTGCAGAGGCAGGGGACTGCTCTGCCCCAAAGGGGTGTTCGACCACGGGGAGAAGGGCGCCGAGCATGCCGTTACGCTACCGAGCACCGGCGACGATGCACCACCGTCCTGGGCGCTGCTCCTTGCCCCCTCTCGGATGCTCTGCAGTTGAGTTTCCAGGCCGTGATCATGCGGGTTGGGGGCGTCGAGGCGTAAAGAACGGTTAAGAGAGATGAATCACAAAGCACCGCTGTTGTCACATGGCGGTCATCCTCTTTTTGGCCTTGCGGTTGCGAGCGTGCGCAAAAGCGCCGCAGTGAACcgccgtcgtcgtcgtcgccgcCATCGTCCGTGGCGTGGCGGCGAGGCTGCTGACTTGCAAAGAGGCGATCGACGCGGTGGCTGCACACCGAAAAGCGTCACTCGATGAATGCGATTGCGTCGTCGCGGATGCCTGCCGCGCGGGGCAAGCAAAGGCCGCCCCTGCCCCTGTCGCGTCGTCGAGACCGTACGTGCAGGAACTTACACTGAGCGTTGCCCTGCCGCTTTCGTCGTCTGTCGCTGCGAGCCTTACGGGGAAGGCGTCAGCGGTTTCCACACCACCACGACCGCCACCGGCGCTCAGGGCCCACGGGCAACCGTCCGTGCCGTCCTCTATCCTTCCGATGTCACGCTGCTCGCGTTCATCGCCCTCGTGAGTGCTATCCTCGACGTCTTCCACGTCGTTCGAAGTTTGCCCGTGCAGTTGTCTCGTCCTCGTTGTCGTCCGGGCCTTGCGTGTGCGTGCCTGCGGAATTTGGCTCGATATCCCGGCGCGTACTGCGCCCGCATGAGCTCCAGCGCCTCTAAACAGTTGTAGTGCAAGAGCGCGTCCTTCATGGAGTCGAACACGTAGGTGCGGACCACCTTTGCCTCGATAGACAGCCGGCTGGAGGTGAGCCTCGGGCTGTAGTCCAAGGCGGTGACGTCATTGTGAAGAATCTCAACCGCCTCGACGCGGCATCTGCGTCTTTTGTTGTGTCTGACACCGACTTTGCTGACCTCCGCAATTGTGTTCGACACCGACACAGCTGCACGGCTGTGTCGGGGCGTTGCGCGTCGCGGAAACCGTGGGTGAGGGATAGGGAAAAAGAGGAAGAAAATCACTGTCTCGCTGGTGGGTGCTCGAGGCACGCCTCTTCGCCTGGGAGAGCGCAGAAAATGGCGGCGAAGCGCGGGGAAATGCCACGCTGCCCAAGTGACCCACAGAATCCACGTGGGGCGGCGGGAGAGCCGTTGCGGGCGACACCACCACCGCCTCCGCCGTGGCATGACCGCTGCGAGGCGCTTGCGGCTCAGCTGTCCTTCTTACAGACTCCCCTGCCGCCGGCCGCCGAGTGGAAGAGACATTTGGCGGTAGCGAACGCCGTCTCCTCCCCATCCTCTCCCGCGAGTGTAACTTGTCCATTGTTTTCGTCGGGTTCGCATTCGATACGGCCGGCAGAGAAAGGCAGCACCGATTGCTTGACCAATTTCCCCCTGTTGTAGGCAAAGGCTGGCGTCCGGCCAAAGACCCTCTCCTTCACGCCGCCCCACCACTTCCTCACCGCCCTACGCGCTTTCCACGGGGCGCAGTAGTAGCCAACGCGACAGGCCTTCTCCCGCACCGTCTCCTTTGTGGTGTTGGCCTCGCCCTCGCTTGCTTTGTTGGCCTCCTCGAACTCACCCTCGCCGCTGGAGGCGGCCGCTGCCTCAACCGGGTCGACGAGAAAGACAAAGCGGTCGCGGGGGCGGGCGTTGTGCAGCCATCGCACGGTGTGCCCTACCGCTTCGCCCTGCTCGAGGCGCCGGTGAGCGAAGTAGTCTCGCCCTCCCGCCACCGTCCGCCAGCTCCCCAGCTGTAGGTAGTGCATCACCACTGGGGCAACCTTCTCAAGGCCGGCGGGGTAGAAGATGCTGGTGTGCTTCGGCTGCGGCTCGGCTGCGGCTGCGCCAGAACCGATGCCCCCGCCCTCGCTGAGGTTGGTGTCCAAAAGGATGTACTGACACCGTCCGTCAGCAGCTTCGCGCCGGGGAGCACCCTCGTGAAGAGGCCGGAGGTCGGGGACGGCAGAAAGGGCGGAGGCGGCGTGGTGGCTGGTGATTCGCATGCGTGGGAGTCGTCTAGGTTCTCTTGGCTTGAagttggcgccacgcagcggtGTTGCGTAAAAGGCCCTGAATGGTCCGCGACAGCATGGCGGCTGTCCGCTGCGTTCGGGCGGGGGGTCAACGCGTCGCCAGCGCCTCCTCCACCGCTTCGAGAATCAGCCACCTCTTCACTGGCACCTCCCCCTCCTCCGCCCTcgccgtcgtcgtcgtcgtcgacGCTGCGGCTGTCGAGCGGTCTGACTTCATCGACGGCAGCCGTTCTCACCGGTCGCCCTCTTTTTTCCCTTGTTCTGCATGCCGCACTCTCCTCCTTGCCCTTGCCATGGAGGACTCCCGCGGCGGAGGCGGACTCGCCCCCGCGTTGGCCAAAGGCCCTTTGGTGAGCTCCGTGACGCGATGCGAGGGCACCACTGAACGCTGCATCGAGGAAGCTGCCGCGTCCATCGCCGGTGTACGTGCGGCCATCAACAAAGTTGTTTGTGCCACGTGTGTGGACAAGGTAGGCCCCGACGTTTTGTGGGAGAGGCTGAAGATGGAAAAGCTGTCGGCGTCTGCAATGGGTTCGCCAGAAGAGGGGGAGCGCGAGGGCGCGAAGTCGGAGTCCCGCAGCGCGGTCCATGACGAGGACGCCGACGACGCGTTGTCCTCCTTTTCCCTTTCGCTTGCGCTTTCCTCCCCGTCTTCATACTCACGAAGAGACGCTCGATCACTTGTTTTCTCTTCCATCGGTTCGTCACCGCGGTGCGGGCctcgctgccgccgccgccgccgcgcATCTGGGTCTACGGTGACGTTTCGCTTCGCCGGCGATTCCGCCTCGAGATTCTGCAGGTCACTGCCTTCTTCCCCTTTTGACCCCTCGCGGGAGGgaaaaaaggaagaagaagaagaaaagggGAGGAGGGAGGGAAGGGAGGGGGAGGCAATGGCGTCTTCGTTAATCCGGCTAGCGTCGCTGCACCTCCCCCATCCCCATCCACCACCACCGCTGACTGGCTGCTGTTGCAACTGCATCCGGGGGCACATCCATCAAACGCCGGGGCGGCCCTTCTCCTCCTTTCATgacgtttggcattttgcggcGTGGCGCCTGCGTTGTCTATTGCCTCTTCCTCCCACCCCTCCTCCGGGGCCGGCCACCACCACCGCTGGCTGTTGAGAGCGGCAGCCGCCTGTTCTTCTTCTCGTGCCATTGCGCTTCTCGGGGCCTGCGGGGGAGGCGAATGCTCCTCCTCCCCTCCCCTCCTGCGGCTGTCGGCAAGCGGCTATAAGAGTTGCGGGAAGACGATGtcataagatttttttttttttttttaatcgttgaaaaatgaaaagcaaaaagcaaaatgCGAGACTGAGGGGGAGGGGGAAGGGGTGAGGGAGggaaaaaagaaagtaaaaagaTGAAGG harbors:
- the LOC126766990 gene encoding LOW QUALITY PROTEIN: outer dynein arm-docking complex subunit 3-like (The sequence of the model RefSeq protein was modified relative to this genomic sequence to represent the inferred CDS: inserted 2 bases in 2 codons), with product MNPDDELLKKRQSVLDVGQKNQFEAVQMEIRRNNETLASLRRENKELRAALQMSLRGQSNVSIEDHYAKEEELIHNKMCVLKRSLNAVKGKNAELTKEIEKTREDNNYVQNEGAASVVDENSVVAKKIRALENRLDKCLXKHNEVNAIRCTYETLLERLQLEQAGFDTQLSSTEKALQSAKRELAELNDVGQQASKSRDQARAEVSQLKAKLAEDRRTQAKDLEQRRQFLQDKRDVLERKHNVLVVKMAQQEERHAKAMQTLIGGGNGAGGTANSRRRLQDGTERGGNASWLATLSSEELDELRHQKEAYLKLRDATMSSNVAEVIAKVLERRDNHEQLSNTASELERAXANQATKARMQSLWDDMNQRAGGAMVTAKTTRTARDVKRLKTVQAAGGGDSDDDSTITSVNRAIAAEFASHLKDREGELDEAQKQQDVLSQLVTDVEAGVQHLGEKLSVLRVSDLPPLPPPRL